The genomic DNA TCGGTCGCCGGGGGATATCAAGGAAAGAGGAATTCATGTTCGGAAGCACGTCCAGTAAAATTCTCCATACCGCAAAGGACTGTACGGTGTGGGTAATCGAATAGCCGATGGAAAGGTCCTGAGGTGAATTTTCTTTATTTCATTCCCTGTTTTTCTTTATGTTCATCGTGCGGACCCTTGAAAAATCCTTCAGATCTCTGTTAAGATTTTTGGATGTCTGAGGAATTGAAAAGGGCAGGGTTGCTTCACAGGACCATCGCCAAAATCCTCGATTTTATACTCATTGCTGCAGTTATAGAGATAATTCCAAAGGCCGGTTTTTTTGCAGGGCTTGCCTATCTCTTGATAGGTGACGGCCTGTTTGACGGAAGGAGCCTGGGGAAAAAACTGATAGGTATTCAGGTTGTTTCAGCAGATACCATGAAACCCTGTCCTTTCAGGGACTCCATACTCAGAAACAGCATATTCGCTATCGGATTTCTTCTCTACAGATTCCTCTGGTTCGGGTGGATATTCGTTGCGATTGTCTGTGCCCTTGAATTTATCATATTGCTGGGGAGCAGAAACGGAATGCGTCTCGGTGACGAAATCGCAAAAACGGCCGTAATCGACCCCCCCCAGACAACACAGGAGGGATGATGTTTTTCCACAAAATACTCGGATTGTTCTCGAACGATCTTGCCATAGATCTCGGCACTGCAAACACCCTTGTGTATCTCAAAGGGAAAGGCATCGTCTGCAATGAGCCTTCTGTTGTCGTCCTCAGAAGAAACGACAAGAAGCCTGTTGCGGTGGGTGCGGAAGCAAAACGGATGCTCGGGAAAACCCCCGCAAACATTATTGCGATACGCCCCATGAAAGACGGGGTCATTGCGGATTTCGACGCGACAGGCGAAATGCTCAAGTATTTCATCACAAAAGTCCACAACAGAAGGAGCTTTGTCTCACCGAGGGTCATCATCGGGGTACCTTCAGGCATCACACAGGTTGAGCAGCGCGCGGTCAAGGATGCTGCCCAGGTATCAGGCGCAAGAGAGGTATATCTGATAGGCGAGCCCATGGCTGCAGCCATCGGTGTCGGGCTCCCTGTCGGCGAACCTTCAGGAAACATGATCGTTGATATCGGAGGCGGTACGACAGACGTTGCCGTCATTTCCCTTGACGGAGTCGTCTACAGCAAGGCGGTGAGGGTCGGCGGCGACAAGATGGATGATGCAATCATGGCATTCATCAAGCGGAGATACAATCTCATGATCGGAGACATGACTGCTGAACAGATAAAGATTACCATCGGGTCTGCCTATCCCACAGAAGGCAGCGATGCAAGGACCATGGAAGTAAAGGGGAGGGACCTCATTTCGGGGATTCCCAAGACCCTCACGATCAATGAAACAGAGATACGCGAGGCGCTCGCAGAGCCTGTGAATGTTATCCTCGACACCATAAAGGTAATCCTTGAGAATACCCCTCCCGAACTTGCGTCAGATATTGTTGACAGAGGAATCATCCTCGCAGGCGGTGGAGCCCT from Nitrospirota bacterium includes the following:
- a CDS encoding RDD family protein, which gives rise to MSEELKRAGLLHRTIAKILDFILIAAVIEIIPKAGFFAGLAYLLIGDGLFDGRSLGKKLIGIQVVSADTMKPCPFRDSILRNSIFAIGFLLYRFLWFGWIFVAIVCALEFIILLGSRNGMRLGDEIAKTAVIDPPQTTQEG
- a CDS encoding rod shape-determining protein produces the protein MFFHKILGLFSNDLAIDLGTANTLVYLKGKGIVCNEPSVVVLRRNDKKPVAVGAEAKRMLGKTPANIIAIRPMKDGVIADFDATGEMLKYFITKVHNRRSFVSPRVIIGVPSGITQVEQRAVKDAAQVSGAREVYLIGEPMAAAIGVGLPVGEPSGNMIVDIGGGTTDVAVISLDGVVYSKAVRVGGDKMDDAIMAFIKRRYNLMIGDMTAEQIKITIGSAYPTEGSDARTMEVKGRDLISGIPKTLTINETEIREALAEPVNVILDTIKVILENTPPELASDIVDRGIILAGGGALLRGLDLLIREETGLPVLVAEDPLTAIVRGVGKMLDEIDLLKRVAINL